One window of Candidatus Tiamatella incendiivivens genomic DNA carries:
- a CDS encoding MoxR family ATPase, whose protein sequence is MASGNTSIPDPTIGKEFSTKVLGEVEKVVVGKREDIMIMLSSLIARGHILLEGVPGIAKTTMAKAVSSALDLSFKRIQFTPDLLPSDIVGTMVYDPRSGDFRLRKGPIFTNIILADEINRASPRTQSALLEAMQEKQVTIEGNTLPLPEPFMVIATENPIELEGTFPLPEAQTDRFLVKLEITYPTRNELMDVLKRLREIEEWPIKPVAGKEELSSLMNNLWNIHVSEELLEYIVDIIEETKKHPSVKLGGSPRAAISLLQVSRSLAFLNGREYIIPDDIKKAAKPVLVHRVILKPEAEIEGQTSSQVIDEVLKKVPVP, encoded by the coding sequence ATGGCGTCAGGAAATACTAGTATTCCAGACCCGACCATAGGTAAAGAATTCTCTACAAAGGTACTAGGAGAAGTGGAAAAGGTTGTAGTAGGAAAGCGGGAGGATATAATGATAATGCTTTCCTCTCTAATCGCCCGCGGGCATATCTTACTAGAAGGTGTCCCTGGCATAGCTAAAACCACCATGGCTAAGGCAGTCTCATCTGCTCTAGACTTGTCTTTCAAGAGAATTCAGTTTACACCAGACCTTCTTCCCTCTGATATAGTGGGGACAATGGTCTACGACCCTAGAAGCGGTGATTTCCGCCTCCGGAAAGGCCCTATATTTACAAACATAATCTTGGCAGATGAGATAAATAGAGCTAGCCCCAGAACTCAATCCGCCTTACTTGAAGCAATGCAGGAAAAGCAGGTTACAATAGAAGGAAACACATTGCCTCTGCCTGAACCCTTCATGGTGATTGCAACGGAGAACCCTATAGAGTTAGAAGGAACTTTCCCCTTACCAGAAGCGCAAACTGATAGATTCCTAGTCAAACTCGAAATAACTTATCCTACGAGAAACGAGCTGATGGATGTCCTGAAAAGGCTTAGAGAAATCGAAGAATGGCCCATTAAACCTGTTGCGGGAAAAGAAGAACTCTCATCTCTAATGAATAATTTATGGAATATTCACGTCTCAGAAGAACTTCTAGAATATATCGTTGACATAATCGAAGAGACTAAGAAGCATCCCTCTGTAAAGCTAGGCGGTTCTCCTAGAGCAGCTATATCATTGCTCCAAGTATCAAGAAGCCTTGCCTTTTTAAATGGAAGGGAATATATCATACCGGATGACATTAAAAAGGCAGCCAAACCAGTCCTTGTTCACAGAGTCATACTTAAACCTGAAGCAGAAATAGAAGGACAAACATCTAGTCAAGTTATCGATGAGGTATTGAAAAAGGTTCCCGTGCCATGA
- a CDS encoding DUF4129 domain-containing protein yields MKQATSIGILALLMILLASNSIDTYSQSSLTPNELERHAPLLGNITVSIEELQKILATLNTTSSNPELNQILEDMNNSLQTRNYENYEKAREALNLYLQNLTQQENVPFDINTIEKLALLASTFLNETNGSVDMAKFAQLLSDLSENKGRNSISYGTDLNRMLNRTGSEQQGSQQSSTPKIPQVPSFTGKPSINFSYGISLLDILKYSILIGLLASGVYLLYRYKHYINAKLSFLTGKIVNRFKYRIYNPQNPKEAIMLCFQQLVKIFSWLGYPMNSWETPREYLSKIRLPPLVETRDTIVELIEKAKYSPREPTGSDAEKCRNILMRVEESEL; encoded by the coding sequence TTGAAACAAGCAACCAGTATAGGAATCCTTGCATTGCTAATGATTTTGCTGGCATCAAATTCAATAGACACATATTCTCAATCATCATTAACTCCCAATGAACTAGAACGTCACGCACCTTTACTGGGAAATATTACTGTGAGTATCGAGGAATTACAGAAAATACTAGCAACACTAAACACAACATCCTCTAATCCCGAGTTAAACCAAATACTGGAAGACATGAATAATAGTCTACAAACCAGGAACTATGAGAATTACGAGAAAGCAAGAGAAGCACTCAACTTGTACCTCCAAAACTTAACCCAACAGGAAAATGTTCCATTTGACATAAATACCATTGAGAAACTCGCCCTTCTAGCTTCTACATTTCTTAATGAGACTAATGGATCAGTTGACATGGCTAAATTCGCTCAACTATTATCGGATCTCTCAGAAAACAAAGGCAGGAATTCCATTAGCTATGGAACAGACCTTAATCGAATGCTAAACAGGACTGGTAGTGAACAGCAAGGAAGCCAGCAGTCGAGTACACCTAAAATACCTCAAGTACCGAGTTTTACAGGTAAACCTTCGATAAACTTCTCATACGGGATTAGCTTGTTGGATATCCTTAAGTACTCGATTTTAATCGGCCTACTTGCAAGTGGAGTATACCTACTTTACAGGTACAAACATTACATAAATGCAAAACTATCATTCTTAACTGGGAAAATTGTGAACAGATTCAAATACAGGATATATAATCCTCAGAATCCTAAAGAGGCTATAATGCTCTGCTTCCAACAACTCGTAAAAATATTTAGCTGGCTCGGATACCCTATGAACTCCTGGGAGACGCCTCGAGAATATCTTAGTAAAATAAGATTACCACCCCTAGTTGAGACGCGGGATACCATTGTAGAGTTGATTGAGAAGGCAAAGTACTCGCCACGGGAACCGACAGGAAGTGACGCAGAGAAGTGCAGAAACATTCTTATGAGGGTGGAGGAAAGTGAACTTTAA